One genomic segment of Rivularia sp. PCC 7116 includes these proteins:
- the sds gene encoding solanesyl diphosphate synthase: protein MTPATSLFSPVEADLHILADNLKQLVGNDHPILSLAAEHLFGAGGKRIRPAIVLLVSRATMSNDDITPRHRRLAEITEMIHTASLVHDDVVDESEKRRGVDTVHSLFGNRVAVLAGDFLFAQASWYLANLDNLDVVKLLSQVIMDLATGEILQAVNSFDVDISMDTYLQKTYYKTATLFANSSKAAGILSEVSQQTAENLYEYGRNLGLAFQIVDDIFDFTSSTDTLGKPAGSDLEDGHITAPVIYALEERPELKTLIKHKFTQPGDLEKALTLVEDSKGIQRSRDLAASKAKLAVEHIGQLPSSPTRQTLIDMADYVLSRLN from the coding sequence ATGACCCCAGCCACCTCCTTGTTTTCCCCTGTGGAAGCAGACCTGCATATATTAGCAGATAACCTTAAACAGTTAGTTGGTAACGACCATCCCATTCTCAGTCTCGCTGCAGAACATCTCTTCGGAGCTGGAGGGAAGCGTATTAGACCTGCAATTGTCTTACTTGTATCGCGGGCAACAATGTCCAACGACGATATTACACCCCGTCACCGACGCTTAGCTGAAATTACGGAAATGATTCATACTGCTTCTTTAGTACATGATGATGTAGTAGACGAATCAGAAAAAAGACGTGGTGTTGATACAGTTCATAGTTTGTTTGGTAATCGAGTCGCAGTATTAGCAGGAGACTTTTTGTTTGCTCAAGCTTCTTGGTATTTAGCTAATTTAGATAATTTGGATGTAGTGAAATTGCTTTCACAAGTAATTATGGACTTAGCTACTGGGGAGATTTTGCAAGCGGTGAATAGTTTTGATGTCGATATTTCGATGGATACTTATCTACAAAAGACTTATTACAAAACTGCTACATTGTTTGCAAATAGTTCTAAAGCAGCTGGAATACTTAGCGAAGTTTCTCAACAAACAGCTGAAAATTTGTATGAATATGGGCGTAATCTTGGATTAGCCTTCCAAATAGTTGACGATATTTTTGATTTCACAAGTTCTACGGATACATTAGGCAAGCCTGCTGGTTCCGATCTTGAAGATGGGCATATTACAGCCCCTGTTATATATGCTCTGGAAGAAAGACCAGAACTAAAAACGCTTATTAAACACAAATTTACACAACCCGGAGATTTAGAAAAAGCTCTGACGCTGGTAGAAGATAGTAAGGGCATTCAGCGTTCTCGCGATTTAGCAGCCTCTAAAGCAAAACTCGCAGTAGAGCATATTGGACAATTGCCGTCTTCTCCTACTCGTCAAACTTTAATAGACATGGCTGATTATGTATTGAGTCGCCTGAATTAA
- the murI gene encoding glutamate racemase: MFSSSIFEGNLYHLSQQEPQRAPIGIFDSGVGGLTVLRQLYEQLPSESIIYFGDTARLPYGIRSQEEIIQFTREIIFWMESQGVKIVIMACSTSSALALETVRCEFKVPILGLILPGAVSAVKAGKRIGVIATPATAKSNAYKQAIQEINSNAQVWQVGCPEFVPLIEQNRVDDPYTKKVARSYLEPLLDRDIDTLVYGCTHYPHLATLLRSLLGESVQLVDPGKSVVEACVQELDLLGLKNNFPPLPTKFAVSGSPQQFAQSSVQWLGCTPIVESVNLEHLDSSHFPQDSGGLISY; this comes from the coding sequence GTGTTTTCATCTTCTATCTTTGAAGGCAATCTTTACCATTTATCTCAACAAGAACCCCAACGTGCCCCCATTGGTATCTTTGATAGTGGTGTCGGTGGTTTAACGGTGCTACGGCAACTTTACGAACAGCTGCCATCCGAATCAATCATTTACTTTGGCGATACAGCTAGACTGCCTTACGGTATTCGTTCTCAAGAAGAAATTATTCAGTTTACCCGTGAAATTATCTTCTGGATGGAAAGTCAAGGGGTAAAAATAGTCATTATGGCTTGTAGTACAAGTTCGGCTTTAGCATTAGAAACAGTGCGTTGCGAATTCAAAGTACCTATACTTGGACTTATTTTACCAGGTGCAGTTTCAGCAGTGAAAGCCGGTAAGCGTATCGGCGTAATTGCGACACCAGCCACAGCTAAAAGCAATGCCTACAAGCAAGCTATCCAAGAAATTAATAGCAATGCTCAAGTCTGGCAAGTTGGTTGTCCTGAGTTCGTTCCCCTTATCGAACAAAACCGCGTCGATGACCCTTACACTAAAAAGGTAGCGCGTTCTTATCTAGAACCCTTACTAGATCGGGACATTGATACTTTAGTATATGGTTGTACTCATTATCCTCACCTGGCTACTCTACTGCGATCGCTGCTTGGTGAATCAGTTCAATTAGTAGATCCAGGAAAAAGTGTTGTTGAAGCTTGTGTTCAAGAACTAGATTTATTGGGATTGAAAAATAATTTTCCGCCTTTACCAACTAAATTTGCTGTTAGCGGAAGTCCGCAGCAATTCGCTCAGTCTTCTGTTCAGTGGCTGGGCTGTACTCCAATAGTTGAATCAGTAAATTTAGAACATTTAGATTCTAGCCACTTTCCTCAAGATAGTGGTGGCTTAATTAGCTATTGA
- the mreC gene encoding rod shape-determining protein MreC — translation MFTARRWWERFGLQFGLLALVVGGAVLIRQTQGEVLVEFYDGIARPLEVFQTQPNQQEYLKDAKVQELQARIVELESQNKNIKALLKYVEKEPKNTPTIPARVVGRSADNWWQQVTLNRGSLSGIKKGYIVKAEGGLVGLIDSVTPNTSRVLLISDMNSQVGVNISRTGAKGILRGDGSADAVLEFYEKVPNVKPGDVVSTSTYSSKFPSGVPIGKIKSLDLKRLPASVATIELFPPIRSLDWVTVNSKPTNPAPNNKDTQK, via the coding sequence ATGTTTACTGCACGTCGCTGGTGGGAGCGTTTTGGGTTACAGTTCGGATTGTTAGCTTTGGTAGTTGGTGGTGCTGTATTGATTCGCCAAACTCAAGGTGAAGTTTTAGTTGAGTTTTACGATGGTATTGCTCGTCCGCTTGAGGTATTCCAAACCCAACCGAATCAACAAGAATACTTGAAGGATGCTAAGGTACAGGAACTGCAAGCTAGAATCGTTGAATTAGAAAGCCAGAATAAGAATATTAAGGCTTTATTAAAATACGTTGAAAAAGAACCAAAAAATACACCTACTATTCCGGCTCGCGTGGTTGGACGTAGTGCAGATAATTGGTGGCAACAGGTGACTTTGAATCGCGGTAGCCTTTCAGGAATCAAGAAAGGTTATATAGTCAAGGCAGAAGGTGGTTTAGTTGGGTTAATAGATAGCGTAACTCCTAATACTAGCCGCGTTTTGCTAATCAGCGATATGAATTCACAAGTAGGAGTTAACATCAGTCGTACTGGAGCTAAAGGTATTTTACGAGGAGATGGCTCTGCTGATGCGGTATTGGAATTTTATGAAAAAGTACCAAATGTGAAACCGGGAGACGTGGTTTCTACATCTACTTACAGTTCTAAGTTCCCTTCAGGTGTACCAATCGGAAAAATCAAATCATTGGATTTAAAAAGACTTCCTGCATCAGTTGCAACAATAGAACTTTTTCCCCCAATTCGTTCTCTTGACTGGGTAACGGTTAATTCTAAGCCGACAAATCCAGCACCCAACAACAAAGACACACAGAAATAA
- a CDS encoding rod shape-determining protein produces the protein MGIDLGTANTLVYVSGKGIVLQEPSVVAIDQNEKVALAVGEDAKKMLGRTPGNVIALRPLRDGVIADFDTAELMLKNFIQRVNEGKSLVLPRIVIGIPSGVTGVERRAVMDAASQAGAREVYLIDEPVAAAIGAGLPVAEPTGNMIIDIGGGTTEVAVLSLQGTVLSESVRIAGDELTESIVQYMKKVHNLVIGERTAEDIKIRIGSAYPTHDDEEAMMEVRGLHLLSGLPRTVTIKGPEIRESMAEPLSVIIEAVKRTLERTPPELAADIIDRGIMLAGGGALLKGIDTLISHETGIVTHVAADPLSCVVLGTGRVLENFKQLERVFSARSRNI, from the coding sequence ATGGGTATCGATCTGGGTACTGCCAACACTCTCGTTTACGTTTCTGGTAAAGGCATTGTACTCCAAGAGCCGTCAGTTGTTGCCATCGACCAAAACGAAAAGGTAGCGCTGGCTGTGGGAGAGGATGCGAAGAAAATGCTCGGTAGGACTCCCGGAAATGTGATTGCCTTGCGTCCTTTGCGCGATGGTGTAATTGCTGACTTTGATACTGCCGAACTAATGCTGAAGAATTTTATTCAGCGCGTAAACGAAGGTAAATCTCTAGTTTTACCCAGGATTGTAATTGGTATCCCCAGCGGTGTAACTGGTGTTGAAAGAAGGGCTGTGATGGATGCTGCTTCTCAAGCAGGGGCAAGAGAAGTTTATCTAATCGATGAACCTGTAGCAGCAGCCATTGGAGCAGGACTACCGGTAGCAGAGCCTACTGGTAATATGATTATTGATATTGGTGGTGGTACCACTGAAGTTGCGGTATTGAGTCTTCAAGGTACCGTACTGAGCGAATCAGTACGTATTGCTGGGGATGAATTAACCGAATCAATTGTCCAGTATATGAAGAAAGTTCATAATCTGGTGATTGGGGAACGTACAGCAGAAGATATCAAGATTCGTATTGGTTCTGCTTATCCCACTCATGACGATGAAGAAGCAATGATGGAAGTTCGAGGTTTGCATCTACTTTCTGGTTTGCCAAGAACGGTTACGATTAAAGGGCCAGAAATCCGTGAAAGTATGGCGGAACCACTTTCGGTTATTATTGAAGCAGTGAAGCGAACTTTAGAGCGCACACCTCCGGAACTAGCAGCAGATATTATCGATAGGGGCATTATGCTTGCTGGTGGTGGTGCTTTGCTCAAGGGTATAGATACTTTAATCAGCCATGAAACAGGAATTGTAACACACGTTGCAGCAGACCCTTTAAGCTGTGTAGTTTTGGGCACTGGGCGCGTGTTAGAAAATTTCAAGCAATTGGAACGGGTATTCAGCGCACGTTCTCGCAATATCTAG
- a CDS encoding EVE domain-containing protein: MNWLLKTEPNEYSYTDLEKENTAIWDGVKNALALKNMRAMLPGEEAFIYHTGKERRIIGIAKVASIAYPDPKLNDLKRLVVDIRAERKLPEPVTLKQIKQDEKFIGFDLLRLPRLSIVPVSPQHWQHLLELAGIKS; encoded by the coding sequence ATGAATTGGCTGTTAAAAACCGAACCTAACGAATACTCCTATACTGACTTAGAAAAAGAAAACACTGCGATATGGGATGGAGTCAAAAATGCTCTGGCTCTAAAAAATATGCGTGCAATGCTTCCAGGAGAAGAAGCATTTATTTATCACACTGGTAAAGAGCGGAGGATTATAGGAATTGCAAAGGTTGCGAGTATTGCATATCCAGATCCGAAATTAAACGATCTAAAAAGACTGGTTGTAGATATACGAGCCGAGCGAAAATTACCCGAGCCTGTTACTCTAAAGCAAATTAAGCAAGATGAAAAATTTATAGGTTTCGACTTATTGCGATTACCAAGACTATCAATTGTTCCAGTTTCACCTCAACACTGGCAGCACTTGTTAGAGCTTGCGGGAATTAAAAGTTGA
- a CDS encoding N-acetylmuramoyl-L-alanine amidase yields MKINWLVSGTTFFSVLMLSSPAHGAKLSSWRFNANQNKLEFQTDGAVQPQAQLIFNPTRLVIDLPGTTFGRPQLTEPVSGGAIRSLRVGQFNPQTARIVVEMQKGYTIDPTQVKFVGITPSRWTVQLPAPKPEGNAASPRGIYSVITSTSNTAPPKTIAASTSNAATKIESLQVTGDGFFLRTSGAKPKIKVNRSRDRKEINVDISDATLSSAVQQEISVNKHDVSRIQFSQVDGKSPVLRMTLQVDKNGPDWRASTSGNNGLIVLPNRLGSRLSRSNSSSNSENSSKDNSSNTSESDSFPVPAVQTARNRVATIQSIELAATGTQLLIRGNQNLEANGGWDRKSGLYRITVNNAKLAPKVKGPKFNASSPVLRVRLQQLDNDRVAIFVQPASGVQIGELNQLTNRLLSLGLQRNRRVIPPTTSRGLPPISRPIPRPQTRRPIMTLPRTTSPIPGSRVPSGRVSVIIDPGHGGKDPGAIGRGGLREKDVILPISIRVAQILQQNGVQAVLTRNSDYFVSLKGRVDMAERGNADLFVSIHANSVGLSRPDVSGLEVYYYSSGYNLARSVRSGILNSVSVRDRGVRKARFYVLRKTSMPAILVETGYVTGREDAAKLASPQYREQMAQGIANGILSYIRRR; encoded by the coding sequence GTGAAAATAAACTGGTTAGTATCTGGTACTACTTTTTTTTCTGTACTAATGCTATCGTCGCCCGCTCACGGCGCGAAACTGTCTTCCTGGCGTTTTAATGCCAATCAAAATAAACTAGAATTTCAAACCGACGGTGCTGTTCAACCCCAAGCACAATTAATCTTTAATCCAACTCGTTTGGTAATCGATCTGCCAGGAACGACATTTGGGCGACCCCAGTTAACCGAACCAGTAAGCGGTGGCGCTATTCGTTCTCTTCGTGTCGGACAATTTAACCCTCAAACAGCTCGTATAGTTGTCGAAATGCAGAAGGGGTATACTATTGACCCCACACAAGTAAAATTTGTCGGTATAACTCCTAGTAGGTGGACGGTACAGCTACCTGCACCAAAGCCCGAAGGAAATGCTGCTTCTCCTAGAGGTATTTACAGTGTAATCACTTCAACATCTAATACTGCACCACCAAAAACAATAGCTGCTAGCACTTCAAATGCAGCAACAAAAATTGAAAGCTTACAAGTTACTGGAGACGGATTCTTCCTTCGTACCAGCGGAGCGAAACCCAAAATTAAAGTAAATCGCAGCCGCGATCGCAAAGAAATTAACGTAGATATTTCAGATGCAACTTTATCGTCAGCAGTTCAACAAGAGATATCGGTGAACAAGCATGACGTTAGCCGCATTCAATTTAGCCAAGTTGACGGCAAATCGCCAGTTCTTCGCATGACTTTACAGGTAGACAAAAACGGTCCTGATTGGAGAGCTTCAACCAGTGGTAACAATGGTTTAATAGTTTTACCAAATCGTCTCGGAAGTAGGTTGTCTAGAAGTAATAGTTCTAGTAATTCTGAGAATTCTAGTAAAGATAATTCTAGTAACACTAGTGAATCTGATTCTTTCCCCGTTCCAGCAGTACAAACTGCAAGAAATAGAGTCGCAACAATTCAATCTATAGAATTAGCCGCTACAGGTACTCAGTTACTAATTAGAGGAAATCAAAATCTCGAAGCTAACGGTGGCTGGGACAGAAAATCCGGCTTGTACCGTATTACAGTTAATAATGCGAAATTAGCTCCTAAAGTTAAAGGTCCTAAATTTAATGCCAGCAGCCCAGTTTTGCGAGTCAGATTGCAGCAACTTGATAATGATAGAGTCGCTATTTTTGTCCAACCTGCTTCTGGAGTTCAAATCGGCGAACTCAATCAGCTTACTAACAGGCTTTTATCTTTAGGATTACAACGTAATCGCAGAGTTATACCCCCTACAACTTCTAGAGGTTTACCCCCCATATCTCGACCAATTCCCCGACCTCAAACACGTCGTCCGATTATGACTCTGCCACGAACTACATCACCAATACCAGGTTCCCGAGTTCCGTCAGGTAGAGTTTCGGTAATTATCGATCCAGGACATGGTGGTAAAGATCCAGGTGCAATTGGTAGAGGTGGTCTTAGAGAAAAAGACGTTATTTTACCTATAAGTATAAGAGTTGCACAAATTTTACAGCAAAACGGAGTGCAAGCAGTACTTACTCGCAATTCCGACTATTTTGTCAGCCTCAAAGGACGAGTAGATATGGCAGAACGAGGAAATGCCGATTTATTTGTTAGTATTCATGCTAACTCTGTAGGTTTAAGTCGTCCGGATGTCAGCGGTTTAGAAGTTTACTACTACAGTAGTGGTTATAATCTTGCCCGCAGTGTTCGTAGCGGTATCTTAAATTCTGTAAGCGTTAGAGACAGGGGAGTACGAAAAGCCAGATTTTACGTCCTTAGAAAAACTTCGATGCCTGCAATTCTGGTGGAAACGGGTTATGTTACAGGACGGGAAGATGCAGCAAAACTTGCTTCTCCTCAATATCGAGAACAAATGGCACAGGGGATTGCTAACGGTATTCTCAGCTACATTAGAAGAAGATAG
- a CDS encoding N-acetylmuramoyl-L-alanine amidase, protein MKLHWLIPGTFLTVSLLSSPADAAKLKSWDFDANQNSLEFNTDAAVQPKAQLIFNPTRVVIDLPGVEFGRPQLKKSVGGAVRSVRIGQFDPKTTRMVVELSPGYTLDPNQIKFEGISPSRWRVKLPSPQLERANSEEKSIYSVVRTSNTSPSNTSNSNQTVIKTAQGTAQIERVLPTGDGFFVRTSGGKPSAVKVNRNGKEFINVDISGARLSPNLPRNEFPMNRFGVRGVEFKQLNSTTARIILRVDKNSPNWRGSISSFGGIVLLPNGPVSRSPINSNPSPSVNPPISSPPPVASINSSVAEIKSVELDNSGNKLVVKANKSLSGSTSGWDRTTAMYRILIPNARLASSVKGPNFKPNSSVLRVRIRQQDANTVAIYILPASRVSFGRLDVRGDRISLPLQRTSAVRPPVILPPIPQPNPVAGSKPVPVPPKPKPKPAPKPAPRGRVIVMIDPGHGGKDPGAIGIGGLREKDVILPISKKVAEILRKNGVNAVLTRNSDFFVSLKGRVVMAERRDADLFVSIHANSLGLSRPDINGLEVYYYNSGKRLADAVRKGITRKVKVRDRGIRRARFYVLRKTSMPAILVETGYVTGREDAAKLKQTWYRNKMAEGIADGILRYLKRK, encoded by the coding sequence GTGAAACTACACTGGTTAATACCCGGGACCTTTTTAACTGTCTCCCTGTTATCGTCGCCTGCGGATGCAGCAAAACTTAAATCTTGGGATTTTGACGCGAATCAAAATAGTCTAGAATTTAACACTGATGCTGCCGTACAACCAAAGGCGCAACTAATTTTTAACCCGACTCGTGTGGTAATTGATTTACCCGGAGTTGAATTCGGTCGTCCGCAGCTAAAAAAATCTGTAGGTGGTGCTGTTCGTTCTGTGCGTATCGGTCAATTTGACCCTAAGACCACGCGCATGGTGGTAGAATTAAGCCCCGGTTACACTCTAGACCCGAATCAAATCAAATTTGAAGGAATTAGCCCCAGTCGTTGGAGAGTCAAATTACCATCGCCGCAGCTAGAAAGGGCAAATTCTGAAGAGAAAAGCATCTACAGTGTAGTGCGAACGAGCAATACCTCACCTAGCAATACATCCAACAGCAATCAAACAGTAATTAAAACTGCTCAAGGAACCGCTCAAATAGAAAGAGTACTTCCGACTGGTGATGGTTTTTTCGTGCGTACAAGTGGTGGTAAACCTTCTGCTGTAAAAGTTAATCGCAATGGAAAAGAATTTATCAATGTAGATATTTCTGGGGCTAGGCTATCACCTAACTTACCGCGAAATGAATTTCCGATGAATCGTTTTGGCGTAAGAGGGGTTGAATTTAAACAATTAAACTCAACAACAGCTCGTATAATTTTGAGGGTGGACAAAAATAGTCCTAACTGGAGAGGCTCAATTAGTAGTTTTGGCGGTATAGTTTTGCTGCCGAATGGCCCAGTTAGCAGATCGCCTATAAATAGCAATCCAAGCCCATCAGTAAATCCACCGATATCTTCGCCACCACCAGTGGCATCAATTAATAGTTCTGTAGCTGAAATTAAATCTGTAGAATTAGATAATAGCGGTAATAAATTAGTTGTTAAAGCGAACAAATCCTTATCTGGAAGCACCAGTGGATGGGATAGAACTACTGCAATGTATCGCATCCTCATTCCCAATGCCCGTTTGGCATCTTCTGTAAAAGGTCCAAATTTTAAGCCCAACAGTTCGGTTTTACGAGTACGTATACGACAACAAGATGCAAATACTGTTGCTATCTACATTTTGCCAGCGTCTCGGGTTAGTTTCGGTAGACTTGATGTCAGAGGCGATCGTATATCTTTACCATTACAGCGTACTAGCGCAGTTAGACCACCAGTAATTCTGCCTCCCATTCCACAACCAAATCCAGTCGCGGGTTCCAAGCCAGTCCCGGTTCCTCCTAAGCCCAAACCAAAACCAGCGCCAAAACCGGCTCCTAGAGGGCGAGTTATTGTTATGATTGACCCCGGACATGGTGGTAAAGATCCAGGTGCAATTGGTATTGGTGGATTACGAGAAAAGGATGTAATTTTACCTATAAGTAAGAAAGTAGCTGAAATATTGCGAAAGAATGGAGTTAATGCGGTACTCACTCGTAACAGTGACTTTTTTGTCAGCCTCAAAGGACGAGTTGTCATGGCAGAAAGACGCGATGCCGATCTATTTGTCAGCATTCATGCTAATTCTTTAGGTTTAAGTCGTCCCGATATTAATGGTTTAGAAGTTTATTACTATAACAGTGGCAAACGATTAGCCGATGCTGTGCGTAAAGGTATTACCCGAAAAGTGAAAGTTAGAGATAGAGGAATACGACGAGCTAGATTTTACGTACTCCGCAAAACTTCTATGCCAGCAATTTTGGTGGAAACTGGTTACGTAACAGGCAGAGAAGATGCTGCAAAGCTAAAACAAACTTGGTATCGAAATAAAATGGCAGAAGGCATTGCTGATGGTATTCTTAGGTACTTAAAACGTAAGTAA
- the mreD gene encoding rod shape-determining protein MreD, which translates to MKIPKFREKEKKRQTSGLPPSRRKKSKKQHIKPLSRWHPRLRQTTDWAVIAGSVLLCLFLLPNRFPGMELLGIGANWLLIWVVAWSVKRSALQGAFAGVILGLLQDAMTSPQPTHAVSLGVVGFLIGLFQKQRFIQEDFISIALIVFAMAILSDTIFALQLIGAGTASSDVIWAYYKKVTLASAILSSLWAPVVYYPLNRWWQQLKLAEQSS; encoded by the coding sequence ATGAAAATTCCCAAATTTCGGGAGAAAGAGAAGAAAAGACAAACCAGTGGACTGCCTCCATCCCGACGCAAAAAATCGAAGAAACAGCACATCAAACCCCTTTCTCGCTGGCATCCCCGCTTGCGTCAAACTACTGATTGGGCTGTAATTGCTGGCTCTGTATTGTTATGTTTATTTCTATTGCCAAATCGCTTTCCCGGTATGGAATTATTGGGGATTGGGGCTAATTGGCTGTTGATTTGGGTTGTAGCTTGGAGTGTCAAGCGTTCGGCATTACAAGGTGCTTTCGCTGGGGTAATTTTGGGTTTGCTTCAAGATGCAATGACATCACCCCAGCCTACTCATGCTGTCAGTTTAGGTGTGGTAGGTTTTTTAATCGGTTTATTTCAGAAACAGCGTTTCATCCAAGAAGACTTTATTTCAATTGCCTTGATTGTTTTTGCAATGGCTATTTTATCGGATACCATCTTTGCCTTGCAGCTAATTGGGGCAGGTACTGCTAGTTCGGATGTCATCTGGGCATATTACAAAAAGGTGACTCTAGCTTCCGCGATTCTCAGCAGTCTTTGGGCACCCGTGGTTTATTATCCTTTAAATCGTTGGTGGCAGCAGTTGAAGTTAGCAGAACAATCTAGTTGA
- a CDS encoding SIMPL domain-containing protein: MNKIKLSQSKHQNYQKFWRILPIALFFSVTSVQPGWAEEKVMLRTLTVTGQGTETIPTSLSKVSLGVQVQGKAANVVQQEAARKSNAVVALLKSRNVDKLQTTGIRLNPTYSYKDNVRKLQGYEATNTVSFRIPTDKAGKLLDETIKAGATRINSIRFVATEEEITQARQQALKEATQDAQKQANAVFSSLGFTAKEIVNIQVNNASMPEPVMYRRSAPTAAMAEAAPTPVIGGEQEVGASVTLRISY; this comes from the coding sequence ATGAATAAAATAAAATTATCGCAGTCCAAACATCAGAATTACCAAAAATTCTGGAGAATTTTACCTATCGCGTTGTTTTTCAGTGTTACTTCCGTTCAACCAGGTTGGGCAGAAGAAAAAGTAATGTTACGAACCTTAACTGTTACGGGACAAGGAACAGAGACAATTCCTACAAGCTTGTCTAAGGTGAGTTTAGGCGTTCAGGTTCAAGGTAAAGCTGCTAATGTCGTGCAGCAAGAAGCAGCTCGTAAGTCCAATGCTGTAGTCGCATTACTCAAATCGCGAAATGTAGATAAATTACAAACTACTGGTATTAGACTAAATCCTACATACAGCTACAAGGATAATGTACGAAAACTTCAGGGATACGAAGCTACCAACACCGTAAGTTTTCGCATTCCAACGGATAAAGCTGGCAAATTATTAGATGAAACCATAAAAGCTGGTGCGACACGAATTAATAGCATTAGATTTGTAGCTACTGAAGAAGAAATTACTCAAGCACGCCAACAAGCATTAAAAGAAGCAACTCAAGACGCTCAGAAACAAGCTAATGCTGTTTTCTCTAGTTTGGGTTTTACAGCAAAAGAAATAGTTAATATTCAAGTTAATAATGCTTCAATGCCAGAACCTGTAATGTATAGAAGAAGTGCACCTACAGCAGCAATGGCAGAAGCTGCACCCACTCCTGTAATTGGCGGCGAACAAGAAGTGGGGGCATCTGTTACTTTACGAATTAGTTATTAG
- a CDS encoding single-stranded DNA-binding protein, with the protein MSINVVHLVGRVGTDPDMKYFESGSVKCRLTLAVDRRRKDSGPDWFNLELWGRTAEIANSYVRKGKQIAVKGSLKLDSWNDRSTGVPRSSPVINVDDLQLLGSRRDSEADMMNSSPEHF; encoded by the coding sequence ATGAGTATTAATGTTGTCCATCTTGTAGGTCGTGTGGGTACCGACCCCGACATGAAATATTTTGAATCTGGTAGTGTTAAGTGTAGATTGACCTTAGCGGTTGACCGTCGTAGAAAAGACAGTGGACCTGACTGGTTTAATCTAGAACTGTGGGGAAGAACGGCAGAGATTGCTAATAGTTACGTGCGTAAAGGGAAACAAATCGCCGTAAAAGGTTCCTTAAAATTGGATAGCTGGAACGATCGTTCCACAGGTGTACCTCGTTCATCACCAGTTATTAACGTAGATGACTTACAGTTACTAGGCTCTAGGAGGGATTCTGAAGCTGACATGATGAATAGCAGCCCAGAACATTTTTAA